Proteins from a genomic interval of Mustela lutreola isolate mMusLut2 chromosome 4, mMusLut2.pri, whole genome shotgun sequence:
- the LOC131830546 gene encoding LOW QUALITY PROTEIN: SLA class II histocompatibility antigen, DQ haplotype D alpha chain-like (The sequence of the model RefSeq protein was modified relative to this genomic sequence to represent the inferred CDS: substituted 1 base at 1 genomic stop codon) yields MTLSRVLILGTLALTTMMSPGGSEDIVADHVGSYNIDVYQSYGPSGQSTQEFDGDEEFYVDLEKKETVWRLPVFSTFASFDPQGALRKLAIAKQNLNILTKRSNYTTATNEVPEVTVFPKSPVSLGQPNTLICLVDNIFPPVINITWLKNRHSVTEGVSETRFLARKDHSFLKFSYLTFLSSADDIYDCKVDHXGLDEPLLKHWEPEIPAPMSELTETVVCALGLSVGLVGIVVGTVFIIQGLRSSGASRHQGPL; encoded by the coding sequence ATGACCCTAAGCAGAGTTCTGATTCTGGGGACTCTTGCCCTGACCACCATGATGAGCCCTGGTGGCAGTGAAGACATTGTGGCTGACCATGTTGGTTCCTATAACATAGACGTCTACCAGTCCTATGGTCCCTCTGGACAGTCCACTCAAGAATTTGATGGAGATGAGGAATTCTATGTGGATTTGGAGAAGAAGGAAACTGTCTGGCGGCTGCCTGTGTTTAGTACATTTGCAAGTTTTGACCCACAAGGTGCACTGAGAAAATTggcaatagcaaaacaaaacttgaacatCTTGACTAAACGCTCCAACTATACCACTGCTACCAATGAGGTTCCTGAGGTGACAGTGTTTCCCAAGTCTCCTGTGAGTTTGGGTCAGCCCAACACCCTCATCTGTCTTGTGGACAACATCTTTCCTCCTGTGATCAATATCACGTGGTTGAAGAACAGGCACTCAGTCACAGAAGGTGTTTCTGAAACCAGATTCCTCGCCAGGAAGGACCATTCCTTCCTAAAGTTCAGTTACCTCACCTTCCTCTCTTCTGCTGATGATATTTATGATTGCAAGGTGGATCACTGAGGCCTGGATGAACCACTTCTGAAACACTGGGAACCTGAAATTCCAGCCCCTATGTCAGAGCTGACAGAAACCGTGGTCTGTGCCCTGGGGTTGTCTGTGGGCCTTGTGGGCATTGTGGTGGGCACCGTCTTCATTATCCAAGGCCTGCGCTCAAGTGGTGCTTCCAGACATCAAGGACCCTTGTGA